AGCTTCGCACGCGCGACGCGCTGCATGGCCTTGCGATCGAGCATGCGGCAGATCGTGCCGAGCGGGCCCGCCCTGCGTAGCTCGCGGCCAAGAAACATGTTGTCGGCGATCGAAAGGCTCGGCGACAGTGCAAGCGTTTGATAGACCGTCTCGATGCCGGCCGCCTGCGCGTCGAGCGGCGAGCGGAACGCGACTGGCGTGCCGGCCAGCCTGATCTCGCCGGCGTCCGGAACGAGTGCGCCCGAGAGCGCCCGGATCAGCGACGACTTTCCGGCGCCATTGTCTCCGATCACGGCCAGGATCTCGCCCGGATAGAGATCGAAGTCGGCGTGATCGAGCGCCGTCACACGGCCATAGCGCTTGTTCAAGCCGCGTGCCTGGAGGAGCGGTGTTGCCCCGGGAATGTTCGGTCCTGCACTCATGCTGACACCTTGCGAATCCATTGATCGAGCGCCACTGCGATGATGATCAGCCAGCCGACGGCGAATTCCTGCCAGAGCACGTCGACATCGGACAATGCGAGCCCGTTGCGAAATACGCCGACGATGAGGGCGCCGATCAACGTGCCGATAATCGAACCACGCCCGCCGAATAGGCTGGCACCACCGACGACGACCGCCGTGATGCTGTCCAGATTGGCCGTCTGGCCGGCCTGCGGGCTGATCGAGCCGATGCGCCCGATCAGCGCCCACGCACCGAGCGCGCAAATCACGCCGGCGATCACATAGACGCTGAAGAGGATGCGGTCGGTTCGGATGCCGGCAAGCCGCGCCGCATCGGGATCATCGCCCACCGCATAGAGATGGCGACCGAAGGCCGTACGATTCAGCACGAACCAGATCAACGCCACAAGTCCGAGCATGAAGAAGGAGCCGTAGGTGAAACGGGCGCCAAGGACGTTCACCGGCGTTCCCAATGCCTGCAGCAGCGGGGCGATTTTCGCGACCTCCTGCGAACGGATGGTCTCGGACGCCGAATACCAGAGATTGAGCGCGAAAAAGATCGACCATGTCCCGAGCGTGACGATGAAGGGCGGCAGCTTGAGCCGGGTCACGAGCGCACCATTGAGCAAGCCGCAGCCGGCCCCCGTGGCGACGCCGACGACGAGCGCGATTGGAGCGGGCAGCCCCATGGTGACCGCAAGCTTGCCCATGATGACGGAGCACAGCACCATGATCGCCCCAACCGACAGATCGATGCCGGCGGTGATCACGATCAAGGTCTGCGCCGCCCCGATCACCCCGATGATCGTGACCTGCTGGATGATCAGCGACAGGTTGAACATCGAGAGAAAGCGCGGGCCGACGGTGATGCCGAACGCCGCAACGCTGAGCAGGAGCACAATCGCCGGCACCGCCGTCGGATTGGCGTGCAGGAAGTGCTGAAGCTTCTGAAGCGGCGATCTTGCGCGGACTTCGAATTCGGCCACGCGGCTCTCGCCCTTGCCGGGCACGAGCTCGAAGGCCTGGGCAGCGGGGCGACTACTGCCGATATCGGTCATGGCCGTTTTCCTCGTTGCATGCGGAGACCTGCCCATCCACTCTCGGACGAGCTTCTCCGGCGTTATCTGGCGCCCGGATCGCGGACGCCAGTCCTTGCCAGTGGCTACTAGTCAGGGGCGATCAGCCCCAGCACTTCTTCAAGGCGGCGGCGCTGTCGATCGACGGCATCTCGCCGGCCGGCTTGTCGGTGACGAGTTCGACACCGGTGTTGAAGAAATCCAGGCCCGGCGAGGCCTTCGGCTTGCCGCCGCCAGAAGCGAACGCCTTCACCGCCTCGACGCCTTTCGCCGCCATCAGCAAGGGGAACTGCATGGAGGTGGCACCGATGACGCCGTCCTTCACGTTGCGCACCCCGGGGCAACCGCCATCGACCGAAACGATCAGCACGTCCTTTTCGCGGCCAACCGAGCGCAGGGCCTCGTAGGCTCCCGCGGCCGAAGGCTCGTTGATGGTATAGACGAGCGAGATGCCGGGATCCTTCTGCAGCAGATTCTCCATCGCCTTGCGGCCGCCCTCCTCGCTGCCGAGGGTCACATCATGGCCAACGATGCGCGCATCCTTCTCGTCGCCGATTTTGGCGGGGTTGCCGAGATCAATGCCAAAGCCTTTCAGAAAACCCTGATCGCGGGCGACGTCGACCGAGATCTGGTTCACGTTCAGGTCCAGTAGCGCGATCTTCGCCGATGCCGCCTTGGCGCCCAGCGTTTTGGCGGCCCACTGGCCGATAAATTGGCCCGCCAGGAAGTTGTCGGTGGCAAACGTCGCATCCGCCGCATTCGCCGGATCGAGCGGGGTGTCGAGGGCAATGACCAAGATGCCCGCGGCCCGTGCCTTCTCGACGGCGGGAACGATGGCGCGGGAGTCGTTCGGTGTGATCAGGATGCCTTTGGCGCCGGCGGCGATCAGGTTCTCAATGGCTGCGA
This genomic interval from Bradyrhizobium sp. CB82 contains the following:
- a CDS encoding sugar ABC transporter substrate-binding protein; the encoded protein is MRQSLGLFAAVALTLGATSAFAADKPIVGLITKTNTNPFFVKMKAGAEEAAKANDVELRSFAGKVDGDNESQVAAIENLIAAGAKGILITPNDSRAIVPAVEKARAAGILVIALDTPLDPANAADATFATDNFLAGQFIGQWAAKTLGAKAASAKIALLDLNVNQISVDVARDQGFLKGFGIDLGNPAKIGDEKDARIVGHDVTLGSEEGGRKAMENLLQKDPGISLVYTINEPSAAGAYEALRSVGREKDVLIVSVDGGCPGVRNVKDGVIGATSMQFPLLMAAKGVEAVKAFASGGGKPKASPGLDFFNTGVELVTDKPAGEMPSIDSAAALKKCWG
- a CDS encoding ABC transporter permease, whose product is MTDIGSSRPAAQAFELVPGKGESRVAEFEVRARSPLQKLQHFLHANPTAVPAIVLLLSVAAFGITVGPRFLSMFNLSLIIQQVTIIGVIGAAQTLIVITAGIDLSVGAIMVLCSVIMGKLAVTMGLPAPIALVVGVATGAGCGLLNGALVTRLKLPPFIVTLGTWSIFFALNLWYSASETIRSQEVAKIAPLLQALGTPVNVLGARFTYGSFFMLGLVALIWFVLNRTAFGRHLYAVGDDPDAARLAGIRTDRILFSVYVIAGVICALGAWALIGRIGSISPQAGQTANLDSITAVVVGGASLFGGRGSIIGTLIGALIVGVFRNGLALSDVDVLWQEFAVGWLIIIAVALDQWIRKVSA
- a CDS encoding ATP-binding cassette domain-containing protein, with protein sequence MSAGPNIPGATPLLQARGLNKRYGRVTALDHADFDLYPGEILAVIGDNGAGKSSLIRALSGALVPDAGEIRLAGTPVAFRSPLDAQAAGIETVYQTLALSPSLSIADNMFLGRELRRAGPLGTICRMLDRKAMQRVARAKLTELGLMTVQSINQRVETLSGGQRQGVAVARAAAFGSRVVIMDEPTAALGVKESRRVLELILDVRRRGVSVVLISHNMPHVFEIADRIHIHRLGRRLTVIDPKAYTMSDAVAFMTGARAPTDVAA